The Ktedonobacteraceae bacterium genome has a window encoding:
- a CDS encoding DegT/DnrJ/EryC1/StrS family aminotransferase has translation MLQENTGQKIINTSTPPVRAGSEVSPIPAEDVARQYQLIEREIHEAIDRTLPSGRYVMGPELVAFEQEYAAFCGTRHAIGVSNGTDALHLALLACGIGPGDEVITVPNTYIATVFAITYVGATPVFVDVEADTYNLNPLLLEEAITGRTRAIIPVHLYGQPCDMEPILAIARRHGLRVIEDAAHAHGAFYHGIPAGSSGDLGCFSFYPTKTFGAFGDAGAIVTNDAALDERIRQLRYMGQKVKHHHEMIGYQKRMDEIQAAILRVKLRYLRGWIARRQEIAARYRQLLADLEDVSLVLPSVAPGRTHAYYLYTVLAPRRDELRAYLTEHEIGTQIIYPVLVPDQPAYRDQHFHCGPIPVARRLFEQILCLPMFPELRDDEIERVSAVIHDFYRRLS, from the coding sequence ATGTTGCAAGAAAATACCGGGCAGAAAATCATCAATACATCCACTCCACCTGTCAGAGCAGGCAGCGAGGTTTCCCCCATTCCTGCTGAAGATGTAGCACGTCAGTATCAACTGATTGAGCGGGAAATTCACGAAGCCATTGATCGCACTCTGCCGAGTGGCCGCTATGTAATGGGGCCCGAACTGGTAGCTTTCGAGCAAGAGTACGCGGCCTTTTGCGGTACCCGTCATGCCATCGGCGTCAGCAACGGCACAGATGCGCTGCATTTGGCACTGCTGGCTTGTGGCATTGGCCCCGGCGATGAGGTCATTACGGTTCCCAATACCTATATTGCCACCGTTTTTGCCATTACCTACGTGGGAGCTACCCCCGTCTTTGTCGATGTGGAAGCTGATACCTATAATCTAAATCCTCTCCTGCTTGAAGAGGCCATTACCGGGCGTACACGCGCCATTATTCCCGTGCATCTCTACGGCCAGCCTTGCGACATGGAACCAATTCTTGCGATTGCCCGGCGACATGGACTGCGCGTGATTGAAGATGCAGCGCATGCACACGGGGCATTTTATCATGGTATACCTGCCGGGTCATCTGGTGACCTCGGCTGCTTCTCTTTTTATCCCACCAAGACCTTCGGAGCATTCGGCGATGCCGGAGCTATCGTGACGAACGATGCAGCGCTGGATGAACGCATCCGGCAATTGCGCTATATGGGACAGAAAGTCAAGCACCACCATGAAATGATTGGCTACCAGAAACGCATGGATGAGATACAGGCCGCTATCTTGCGTGTCAAGCTGCGCTATCTCCGTGGCTGGATTGCGCGCAGGCAGGAGATCGCTGCCCGCTACCGGCAGTTGCTGGCTGATCTAGAAGATGTATCTCTTGTCCTGCCCTCTGTCGCGCCTGGTCGTACGCATGCTTATTACCTGTACACCGTGCTTGCGCCTCGGCGCGACGAGTTGCGTGCCTATTTGACAGAACACGAAATCGGCACGCAGATTATCTATCCGGTGCTTGTGCCGGATCAGCCTGCCTATCGCGATCAGCATTTCCACTGCGGGCCAATTCCTGTAGCGCGACGTCTGTTCGAGCAAATCCTTTGTCTGCCGATGTTCCCGGAACTGCGCGATGACGAGATCGAACGTGTAAGCGCAGTTATCCATGACTTTTACCGCCGGTTGAGTTAA
- a CDS encoding GntR family transcriptional regulator yields the protein MANLAIARQSLVEQVREAVVDLLRDEQYTAGSALPSEKELGERFGASRATVREALKGLVQEGLLDCRHGKGYFVLSREAVFHKPITQLQSVTELMTEMGYTVENRVLRIREEMPTPQVRRQLQLDETQSILLLERVRSSRGEPLIYSVDIFPRTLIPGAWQELDWSGSLLRLFDEQAAQIASSRTTIRAVTLPTELCAQIGVSSRTAWLCMEQLNFTRTGKPVLTSHDYHRGENFQFYVNRRRY from the coding sequence ATGGCTAATCTGGCGATTGCACGGCAATCGTTGGTGGAACAGGTGCGCGAAGCAGTGGTTGATCTGCTGCGAGACGAGCAATATACAGCAGGTAGTGCTCTTCCCTCGGAAAAAGAACTGGGCGAGCGTTTTGGGGCTAGCCGGGCGACGGTACGCGAGGCACTCAAGGGGCTGGTGCAGGAAGGTCTGCTTGATTGCCGTCATGGCAAAGGCTATTTTGTGCTCTCACGCGAGGCGGTTTTTCACAAGCCCATTACCCAGTTGCAGAGCGTCACCGAACTTATGACAGAGATGGGCTACACCGTCGAAAATCGTGTCCTGCGCATTCGTGAGGAGATGCCCACGCCACAGGTGCGGCGACAGCTCCAACTGGATGAGACTCAATCTATCCTGCTGCTTGAGCGTGTACGCAGTTCGCGTGGTGAACCGCTCATCTATTCCGTCGATATCTTCCCTCGCACGCTCATTCCGGGCGCGTGGCAAGAGCTGGACTGGTCGGGTTCGCTGCTGCGTCTCTTCGATGAGCAGGCTGCGCAGATTGCCAGTAGCCGCACCACCATCCGGGCCGTCACCCTCCCGACAGAGTTATGTGCGCAGATTGGCGTTTCAAGCCGTACAGCCTGGCTGTGCATGGAACAGCTCAATTTCACCAGAACGGGGAAACCGGTACTCACCTCGCATGATTATCACCGGGGCGAAAATTTTCAGTTTTATGTCAATCGGCGACGCTACTAG
- a CDS encoding transposase yields MSDITTQFLDGCCTQLQAQGKTCWLLIWDNASWHASKLVRSWIREHNVQVKTSGKGLRILPLFLPKQSPWLNPIEPKWVHGKRAVVEPNGLLSAKQLAERMCAYYRCPYEAHLSIPEKVS; encoded by the coding sequence GTGAGCGACATCACCACCCAGTTTCTGGACGGGTGCTGCACGCAATTGCAAGCCCAGGGAAAGACTTGCTGGTTGCTCATCTGGGACAACGCCTCCTGGCATGCCAGCAAACTCGTGCGCAGCTGGATTCGTGAGCACAACGTGCAGGTCAAGACCTCGGGCAAAGGCCTGCGCATTCTCCCATTGTTTCTGCCCAAGCAAAGTCCCTGGCTCAATCCCATTGAACCCAAGTGGGTGCATGGCAAGCGCGCCGTGGTCGAACCCAATGGCTTGCTCAGTGCCAAGCAACTGGCTGAGCGCATGTGCGCCTATTATCGCTGTCCCTATGAAGCTCATTTATCCATTCCTGAAAAGGTCTCTTGA
- a CDS encoding sigma-70 family RNA polymerase sigma factor, which yields MQTHLMSNKHRSEPTDDILIQQAHIGDQDAFEMLVNRYSALLLLLISRIVRDEHLAHDVLQHVFLQLYHSLPTLVSGDTLRAWLSQVARRRSIDELRRRRPILFSEIEPFPGGGEYACLTRLPDPDLQPEEQVELHELRQRLLDAIETLPVRYRAVVLLRYTTQLSFREIGQALSIPETTAKTYFYRARKPLRTLLESEFMYY from the coding sequence ATGCAAACGCACCTCATGTCAAATAAACACCGCTCAGAGCCGACAGATGATATCCTGATCCAACAAGCACACATCGGCGATCAAGATGCGTTCGAAATGCTGGTCAACCGATATAGTGCCTTGCTTTTGCTCCTAATTTCCCGCATCGTGCGCGATGAACACCTTGCACACGATGTCTTGCAACATGTCTTCCTCCAATTGTACCACTCGTTACCCACACTGGTATCGGGGGACACGCTCAGGGCATGGTTAAGCCAGGTGGCACGTCGCCGCTCTATCGATGAGCTGCGTCGCAGGCGGCCCATCCTCTTTTCTGAGATCGAGCCGTTCCCAGGCGGGGGGGAATACGCATGCCTTACCAGGCTCCCTGACCCGGATCTCCAGCCAGAGGAGCAGGTCGAACTGCACGAGCTACGACAGCGGCTCCTTGATGCGATTGAGACATTACCCGTACGCTACCGCGCGGTCGTGCTGCTCCGCTATACTACCCAACTGAGCTTCCGCGAGATTGGTCAGGCGCTTAGCATTCCAGAAACAACGGCTAAGACGTACTTTTATCGCGCGAGAAAGCCGTTGCGTACGCTGCTGGAGTCGGAGTTTATGTACTACTGA